One window of the Eschrichtius robustus isolate mEscRob2 chromosome 13, mEscRob2.pri, whole genome shotgun sequence genome contains the following:
- the SMIM45 gene encoding small integral membrane protein 45 yields the protein MPHFLDWFVPVYLFISVLILVGFGACIYYFEPGLQEAHKWRMQRPLVDRDLRKTLMVRDNLAFGGPEV from the coding sequence ATGCCGCACTTCCTGGACTGGTTCGTGCCTGTTTACCTGTTCATCTCTGTGCTCATCCTGGTGGGCTTCGGCGCCTGCATCTACTACTTCGAGCCCGGTTTGCAGGAGGCGCACAAGTGGCGCATGCAGCGCCCCCTGGTGGACCGTGACCTCCGCAAGACACTGATGGTTCGCGACAACCTGGCCTTCGGGGGCCCCGAGGTCTGA